One window from the genome of Entelurus aequoreus isolate RoL-2023_Sb linkage group LG04, RoL_Eaeq_v1.1, whole genome shotgun sequence encodes:
- the gja10b gene encoding gap junction protein alpha 10 b: protein MGDWNLLGSILEEVHIHSTIVGKIWLTILFIFRMLVLGVAAEDVWDDEQSEFVCNTEQPGCKNVCYDQAFPISLIRYWVLQIIFVSSPSLVYMGHALYRLRTLDKERHRKKACLKAELEGADPVQDHKRIERELRKLEEQKKVRKAPLQGSLLRTYVFHILTRSVVEVGFIIGQCALYGIGLSPLYRCERLPCPNSVDCFVSRPTEKNIFMVFMLVISGVSLILNLLEIFHLGVKKIKQSLYGYKYGDNDSACRSKKNSMAQQQGCILPNSSPQKLQHTQISCSFLSNRDEDTQDLTAIPPHTQEPNIPNHLPAQAYQPSQADIKSLQQLRAVERRHTLDMGRQSSCSDNSDAPHNPGMLQYTEPQPTLMASHINIPAVLNFSQGKQSRVSIYKEFSDASDSLGSDLFPTTRKSSFMSRGMSDGRQGTPSPSLDSINVTNTEAQHFNGEESPIETPPLPGSGRRMSMNMILELSSIMKK, encoded by the exons ATGGGGGATTGGAATTTGCTCGGGAGCATTTTAGAGGAGGTCCACATTCACTCCACTATTGTGGGGAAGATTTGGCTCACCATCCTCTTCATTTTCCGCATGCTTGTGCTTGGTGTTGCGGCTGAAGACGTTTGGGATGATGAACAGAGTGAGTTTGTTTGCAACACAGAACAACCTGGGTGCAAAAATGTTTGCTATGACCAGGCTTTCCCCATCTCCCTGATTCGCTACTGGGTTCTTCAGATCATATTTGTGTCCTCTCCATCCTTGGTCTACATGGGGCATGCGTTGTACCGTTTGAGAACCCTTGATAAGGAGAGACACAGAAAAAAAGCCTGCCTGAAAGCTGAGTTGGAGGGGGCAGACCCCGTACAGGACCACAAGCGAATAGAGCGAGAACTCAGGAAACTAGAGGAACAGAAGAAGGTACGGAAAGCTCCCCTTCAAGGCTCCCTGTTGAGAACATACGTTTTCCATATCTTGACCAGATCTGTAGTGGAAGTGGGTTTCATTATAGGTCAATGTGCTCTCTATGGCATTGGACTGTCTCCTCTGTACCGATGTGAGAGGTTGCCTTGCCCCAACAGTGTGGACTGTTTTGTGTCACGACCAACGGAGAAAAATATTTTCATGGTTTTCATGCTGGTTATATCGGGAGTCTCTTTAATCCTCAATCTTCTTGAGATTTTCCATTTAGGGGTGAAAAAGATCAAACAAAGTTTGTACGGTTACAAATATGGAGACAACGACAGTGCATGCAGGTCCAAGAAAAACTCTATGGCGCAGCAGCAGGGTTGCATACTACCAAATTCTTCCCCACAGAAGTTGCAACATACACAAATAAGCTGCTCGTTTCTGTCCAATCGTGATGAAGATACACAGGACTTGACCGCCATACCACCTCATACTCAGGAGCCGAACATCCCAAACCACCTGCCAGCACAAGCTTACCAGCCAAGCCAAGCTGACATCAAGAGTCTGCAGCAACTTCGAGCTGTGGAGAGGCGACATACTCTGGACATGGGGAGGCAGTCATCTTGCAGTGACAACTCCGATGCACCTCATAACCCCGGCATGTTGCAGTACACAGAACCTCAACCTACATTAATGGCCAGCCACATTAATATCCCTGCAGTCCTAAACTTTTCACAAGGAAAGCAGAGCAGAGTGAGTATATATAAAGAATTTAGCGATGCAAGTGATTCTCTTGGGAGTGACCTCTTCCCAACAACCAGGAAGAGCAGCTTCATGTCCCGGGGAATGTCTGATGGAAGGCAGGGGACTCCATCTCCCAGCCTAGATTCTATAAATGTTACAAATACTGAAGCTCAGCACTTCAACGGGGAAGAGAGTCCCATAGAGACTCCACCGCTTCCAGGCAGTGGGAGGAGGATGTCTATG AACATGATTCTGGAGCTGTCTTCAATCATGAAAAAGTAA